TGGGGACGCCAGATTCGGCATGCTAGCCAAGGCGGGCATGCAATCCGGCAGAGATGTCGGGCAAGGTTTTGGAGTGGTAGTTCAGTTGGTTAGAATACCGGCCTGTCACGCCGGGGGTCGCGGGTTCGAGTCCCGTCCACTCCGCCAGCTACATAGCAAGACTTCGGTTTTGCAGGTTTCGAAAGTTTTACGAAACCATTGCGGTGAGCTTGATTCAGGAGTTATAATCGCCGGCTTGTTGTGGGGGTATAGCTCAGCTGGGAGAGCGCTTGCATGGCATGCAAGAGGTCAGCGGTTCGATCCCGCTTACCTCCACCAAAAGAATTTGTTTTACGGTACATAGGTCCCCATCGTCTAGAGGCCTAGGACACTACCCTTTCACGGTAGGTACCGGGGTTCGAATCCCCGTGGGGACGCCAGTAAAGGCGGATTGATCAGCGCGGTCAGTCAGCTTCGGCAGCAGTTGTTGCCGATACAGTCAAGCGCGGAGTGGTAGTTCAGTTGGTTAGAATACCGGCCTGTCACGCCGGGGGTCGCGGGTTCGAGTCCCGTCCACTCCGCCAACAAATCAAGCAGGAAGGGAAGCTACGGCTTCCCTTCCTGCTTTTTGCCGTTCACCTCATCTGCGCCGGGGCGAGTCTGTGCCGCCTGCCGGCGTCGCCTTTCGGTTTCCTGCAGATCTCGCCTGCGTGATCGGATGTCATGGCGCGCCTCCGCTTTGTCGCCACCGATTTGTCCTTTATGATGCGCTTCAGTTTGTCCAGGACAAAGCGAATTTGTGCCGGCTCAAGGTGTGATGGAGTGCCGATCTGCGGCATCGGTCTGCTTTCCATGTCGCTGAGTGCGCTGCGCTTCCGCGCATCCCGGCGAAGGGGGGGCTGGTCGGCGTTTCAATTGAGAGGTGTGTATCGCATGAAGGGAACATTGCATGTTGCTGTGGTGGGGGCGGGTATCGCAGGCCTGTCGTGCGCCGGGTTTCTGGCACAGGCCGGGCTGAGCCCCGTCGTGTTCGACAAGAGCCGCGGTCCGGGAGGGCGCATGAGTACCCGTCGAGGCGAGGGGTGGCAATGTGATCATGGTGCGCAGTACTTCACGGCCCGTGATCCTGATTTTCGCGCCGAGGTCGAGCGCTGGCTTCAGGCGGGTGTTGCGGCGCGGTGGGCGCCGCGCCTGCGGGTTCTGGGCGGCGACTTGGGGCATGATGCTGATTCGGGCCTGGCGCGATTTGTCGGTACGCCCAGGATGACTGCGCCAGCCCGGCTTCTTGCGGAACGACTTGAGCTTCAAGCCGGCACGACCATTCACCAGCTTGAACGCGGCGCAGAGGGCTGGCGTCTCCTGTCCGCCGAGCGGGGATGGGTGGATGGGTTCTACGATGCGGTCGTCCTGGCGCAGCCCGCGCCACAGGCTGCTTCGCTGCTGCGCCAGTCGTCCTTGCACAACGCCGCTGCGTCAGGCCTGGTGACGCTCGCCGAGGGCGTTGTGATGCGGGGCAGCTGGGCCTTGATGGTGCGCTTTGCGGACCCGGTTGCGCTTCCCTTTGATGCGGCCTTCGTCAACGCTGGTCCGCTGCGCTGGATTGCGCGCGATAGCAGC
This genomic interval from Parazoarcus communis contains the following:
- a CDS encoding NAD(P)/FAD-dependent oxidoreductase; this translates as MKGTLHVAVVGAGIAGLSCAGFLAQAGLSPVVFDKSRGPGGRMSTRRGEGWQCDHGAQYFTARDPDFRAEVERWLQAGVAARWAPRLRVLGGDLGHDADSGLARFVGTPRMTAPARLLAERLELQAGTTIHQLERGAEGWRLLSAERGWVDGFYDAVVLAQPAPQAASLLRQSSLHNAAASGLVTLAEGVVMRGSWALMVRFADPVALPFDAAFVNAGPLRWIARDSSKPGRDGVESWLLHANAQWSEAHIEDDADDVAAAMLQAFHDLGGPLPQAWTAHRWRYADSEPAGDMVCAWDGDTGVGLCGDWLNGGKVEGAWLSGRALAQRIVDGLRVVG